The following coding sequences lie in one Phragmites australis chromosome 8, lpPhrAust1.1, whole genome shotgun sequence genomic window:
- the LOC133926241 gene encoding nucleosome assembly protein 1;1-like isoform X3, producing MGGEKDSLDLSDFNASLPAAAAALSAEDRAGLVNALKDKLQSLAGQHADVLETLSPNVRKRVEFLREIQGQHDEIEAKFFEERAALEAKYQKLYEPLYTKRYEIVNGVVEVDGVSYEPASENAADGKESDAKGVPDFWLTAMKTNEVLSEEIQERDEAALKYLKDIKWSRIVDPKGFKLEFFFDTNPFFKNSVLTKTYHMVDEDDPILEKAIGTEIEWYPGKNLTQKILKKKPKKGSKNAKPITKTEDCESFFNFFNPPQVPDDDEDLDEETADELQGQMEHDYDIGTTIRDKIIPHAVSWFTGEAVQAEDIEDTGDDDDDDDDDDDDEDEDGDEDEDEDEDDEDEEEESKPVKKSGRKQKVPQKVGSQGNADQPAECKQQ from the exons ATGGGCGGCGAGAAGGACAGCCTCGACCTTTCCGACTTCAACGcctccctccccgccgccgccgcag CTCTCAGCGCCGAGGACCGCGCCGGCCTCGTCAATGCCCTAAAG GACAAGCTGCAGAGCTTGGCGGGTCAGCACGCCGACGTGCTAGAGACGCTGTCGCCCAACGTCAGGAAGCGTGTTGAGTTTTTGAGGGAGATCCAG GGCCAACATGATGAGATTGAGGCGAAGTTTTTTGAAGAACGAGCTGCACTTGAAGCTAAGTACCAGAAGCTTTATGAACCTTTGTACACGAAG AGGTATGAAATTGTAAACGGAGTTGTGGAGGTTGATGGTGTCAGTTATGAACCGGCCAGTGAAAATGCTGCTGATGGAAAAGAATCAGATG CCAAAGGAGTTCCAGATTTTTGGCTTACTGCTATGAAAACGAATGAAGTGTTGTCTGAGGAG ATACAAGAGCGTGATGAGGCTGCTTTGAAATATCTAAAAGATATCAAGTGGTCTAGAATTGTGGATCCTAAGGGTTTCAAGCTGGAATTTTTCTTCGATACAAATCCTTTCTTCAAGAACTCTGTCCTAACGAAAACTTACCACATGGTTGACGAAGATGATCCTATTTTGGAGAAAGCAATTGG GACTGAAATTGAGTGGTATCCTGGGAAAAACCTTACACAGAAGATTCTCAAAAAGAAACCCAAGAAAGGTTCAAAGAATGCGAAACCTATTACTAAAACTGAAGACTGTGAGAGCTTCTTCAACTTTTTCAACCCCCCACAGgtccctgatgatgatgaggatcttgatGAAGAAACT GCTGATGAGCTGCAGGGTCAAATGGAACATGATTATGACATCGG GACCACCATAAGGGATAAGATCATCCCTCATGCTGTTTCCTGGTTTACCGGTGAGGCTGTGCAAGCTGAGGATATTGAGGACACgggtgacgacgacgacgacgacgacgacgatgatgacgacgaggatgaagatggcgatgaagacgaagatgaggacgaggatgatgaggatgaggaagaagaaagcaaaccGGTGAAGAAG TCGGGCCGCAAACAAAAG GTACCGCAGAAGGTTGGCTCACAAGGAAATGCTGACCAACCAGCGGAGTGCAAGCAGCAGTAA
- the LOC133926241 gene encoding nucleosome assembly protein 1;1-like isoform X2, whose product MGGEKDSLDLSDFNASLPAAAAGNLRSAGTEPHPPALAFPPNRSALSRGLPAALSAEDRAGLVNALKDKLQSLAGQHADVLETLSPNVRKRVEFLREIQGQHDEIEAKFFEERAALEAKYQKLYEPLYTKRYEIVNGVVEVDGVSYEPASENAADGKESDAKGVPDFWLTAMKTNEVLSEEIQERDEAALKYLKDIKWSRIVDPKGFKLEFFFDTNPFFKNSVLTKTYHMVDEDDPILEKAIGTEIEWYPGKNLTQKILKKKPKKGSKNAKPITKTEDCESFFNFFNPPQVPDDDEDLDEETADELQGQMEHDYDIGTTIRDKIIPHAVSWFTGEAVQAEDIEDTGDDDDDDDDDDDDEDEDGDEDEDEDEDDEDEEEESKPVKKVPQKVGSQGNADQPAECKQQ is encoded by the exons ATGGGCGGCGAGAAGGACAGCCTCGACCTTTCCGACTTCAACGcctccctccccgccgccgccgcaggtaACCTCCGCTCCGCCGGCACCGAACCGCATCCACCCGCCCTTGCGTTCCCCCCTAATCGATCCGCGTTGTCTCGTGGTTTGCCTGCAGCTCTCAGCGCCGAGGACCGCGCCGGCCTCGTCAATGCCCTAAAG GACAAGCTGCAGAGCTTGGCGGGTCAGCACGCCGACGTGCTAGAGACGCTGTCGCCCAACGTCAGGAAGCGTGTTGAGTTTTTGAGGGAGATCCAG GGCCAACATGATGAGATTGAGGCGAAGTTTTTTGAAGAACGAGCTGCACTTGAAGCTAAGTACCAGAAGCTTTATGAACCTTTGTACACGAAG AGGTATGAAATTGTAAACGGAGTTGTGGAGGTTGATGGTGTCAGTTATGAACCGGCCAGTGAAAATGCTGCTGATGGAAAAGAATCAGATG CCAAAGGAGTTCCAGATTTTTGGCTTACTGCTATGAAAACGAATGAAGTGTTGTCTGAGGAG ATACAAGAGCGTGATGAGGCTGCTTTGAAATATCTAAAAGATATCAAGTGGTCTAGAATTGTGGATCCTAAGGGTTTCAAGCTGGAATTTTTCTTCGATACAAATCCTTTCTTCAAGAACTCTGTCCTAACGAAAACTTACCACATGGTTGACGAAGATGATCCTATTTTGGAGAAAGCAATTGG GACTGAAATTGAGTGGTATCCTGGGAAAAACCTTACACAGAAGATTCTCAAAAAGAAACCCAAGAAAGGTTCAAAGAATGCGAAACCTATTACTAAAACTGAAGACTGTGAGAGCTTCTTCAACTTTTTCAACCCCCCACAGgtccctgatgatgatgaggatcttgatGAAGAAACT GCTGATGAGCTGCAGGGTCAAATGGAACATGATTATGACATCGG GACCACCATAAGGGATAAGATCATCCCTCATGCTGTTTCCTGGTTTACCGGTGAGGCTGTGCAAGCTGAGGATATTGAGGACACgggtgacgacgacgacgacgacgacgacgatgatgacgacgaggatgaagatggcgatgaagacgaagatgaggacgaggatgatgaggatgaggaagaagaaagcaaaccGGTGAAGAAG GTACCGCAGAAGGTTGGCTCACAAGGAAATGCTGACCAACCAGCGGAGTGCAAGCAGCAGTAA
- the LOC133926241 gene encoding nucleosome assembly protein 1;1-like isoform X1, with the protein MGGEKDSLDLSDFNASLPAAAAGNLRSAGTEPHPPALAFPPNRSALSRGLPAALSAEDRAGLVNALKDKLQSLAGQHADVLETLSPNVRKRVEFLREIQGQHDEIEAKFFEERAALEAKYQKLYEPLYTKRYEIVNGVVEVDGVSYEPASENAADGKESDAKGVPDFWLTAMKTNEVLSEEIQERDEAALKYLKDIKWSRIVDPKGFKLEFFFDTNPFFKNSVLTKTYHMVDEDDPILEKAIGTEIEWYPGKNLTQKILKKKPKKGSKNAKPITKTEDCESFFNFFNPPQVPDDDEDLDEETADELQGQMEHDYDIGTTIRDKIIPHAVSWFTGEAVQAEDIEDTGDDDDDDDDDDDDEDEDGDEDEDEDEDDEDEEEESKPVKKSGRKQKVPQKVGSQGNADQPAECKQQ; encoded by the exons ATGGGCGGCGAGAAGGACAGCCTCGACCTTTCCGACTTCAACGcctccctccccgccgccgccgcaggtaACCTCCGCTCCGCCGGCACCGAACCGCATCCACCCGCCCTTGCGTTCCCCCCTAATCGATCCGCGTTGTCTCGTGGTTTGCCTGCAGCTCTCAGCGCCGAGGACCGCGCCGGCCTCGTCAATGCCCTAAAG GACAAGCTGCAGAGCTTGGCGGGTCAGCACGCCGACGTGCTAGAGACGCTGTCGCCCAACGTCAGGAAGCGTGTTGAGTTTTTGAGGGAGATCCAG GGCCAACATGATGAGATTGAGGCGAAGTTTTTTGAAGAACGAGCTGCACTTGAAGCTAAGTACCAGAAGCTTTATGAACCTTTGTACACGAAG AGGTATGAAATTGTAAACGGAGTTGTGGAGGTTGATGGTGTCAGTTATGAACCGGCCAGTGAAAATGCTGCTGATGGAAAAGAATCAGATG CCAAAGGAGTTCCAGATTTTTGGCTTACTGCTATGAAAACGAATGAAGTGTTGTCTGAGGAG ATACAAGAGCGTGATGAGGCTGCTTTGAAATATCTAAAAGATATCAAGTGGTCTAGAATTGTGGATCCTAAGGGTTTCAAGCTGGAATTTTTCTTCGATACAAATCCTTTCTTCAAGAACTCTGTCCTAACGAAAACTTACCACATGGTTGACGAAGATGATCCTATTTTGGAGAAAGCAATTGG GACTGAAATTGAGTGGTATCCTGGGAAAAACCTTACACAGAAGATTCTCAAAAAGAAACCCAAGAAAGGTTCAAAGAATGCGAAACCTATTACTAAAACTGAAGACTGTGAGAGCTTCTTCAACTTTTTCAACCCCCCACAGgtccctgatgatgatgaggatcttgatGAAGAAACT GCTGATGAGCTGCAGGGTCAAATGGAACATGATTATGACATCGG GACCACCATAAGGGATAAGATCATCCCTCATGCTGTTTCCTGGTTTACCGGTGAGGCTGTGCAAGCTGAGGATATTGAGGACACgggtgacgacgacgacgacgacgacgacgatgatgacgacgaggatgaagatggcgatgaagacgaagatgaggacgaggatgatgaggatgaggaagaagaaagcaaaccGGTGAAGAAG TCGGGCCGCAAACAAAAG GTACCGCAGAAGGTTGGCTCACAAGGAAATGCTGACCAACCAGCGGAGTGCAAGCAGCAGTAA